One Melanotaenia boesemani isolate fMelBoe1 chromosome 8, fMelBoe1.pri, whole genome shotgun sequence DNA segment encodes these proteins:
- the crema gene encoding cAMP-responsive element modulator isoform X2 — translation MAVTGDETESAATGDIPAYQLRSPNSGLAQSIVMAASPSSMQSPSSMHTEDITRKREVRLMKNREAARECRRKKKEYVKCLENRVAVLENQNKTLIEELKALKDIYCHKAE, via the exons ATGGCTGTAACTGGAGATGAGACTGAGTCAG CTGCCACCGGAGACATACCCGCATACCAGCTTCGTTCGCCTAACTCGGGCCTGGCTCAGAGCATTGTGATGGCTGCATCTCCGAGCAGCATGCAGAGCCCCTCATCAATGCACACCGAAGATATCACCCGCAAGAGGGAGGTCCGGCTGATGAAGAACAG GGAGGCAGCACGTGAGTGCcgcaggaaaaagaaagaatatgtCAAATGTCTGGAAAACCGCGTGGCTGTATtggaaaaccaaaacaagaCCCTGATTGAAGAGCTCAAAGCACTGAAGGACATATACTGCCACAAAGCCGAGTAG
- the crema gene encoding cAMP-responsive element modulator isoform X1: MDTSVSSQLDSSLNDTVTDGEENHTEATPSPAASTQASVDHEGSAVTVVQLSDGQTIPVQGVIQAPQTSVIQSPQVQTVQIATVAELEDDESVTDTQKRREILSRRPSYRKILNELSSDSPAVPKIDEEKPEDEMPICSSPSASVPNSIYQTSSGQYIAIAQGRAIPLSSPAAETIQGTQTLMVTSSPTPQPGAALLQAGDSPHQFYIQGGQVLIQAATGDIPAYQLRSPNSGLAQSIVMAASPSSMQSPSSMHTEDITRKREVRLMKNREAARECRRKKKEYVKCLENRVAVLENQNKTLIEELKALKDIYCHKAE; the protein is encoded by the exons ATGGATACGTCAGTATCGTCTCAGCTGGACAGCAGTTTAAATGACACAGTGACAGATGGAGAGGAGAATCACACTGAAGCTACTCCATCTCCTGCTGCCTCCACTCAG GCTTCAGTGGACCACGAGGGCTCTGCGGTGACTGTTGTCCAGTTATCTGATGGACAGACCATACCGGTCCAAGGTGTCATCCAGGCCCCTCAGACCTCAGTTATTCAGTCACCACAAGTCCAGACTGTCCAG ATTGCTACTGTCGCAGAGCTGGAGGATGACGAGTCGGTTACAGACACGCAGAAAAGACGTGAGATTCTCTCCAGGCGTCCGTCTTATCG aaaaattttaaatgaactttcaTCGGATTCGCCGGCAGTTCCTAAAATCGATGAGGAGAAGCCGGAGGATGAGATGCCAATCTGCAGCAGCCCTTCAGCATCAGTGCCAAACTCCATCTACCAAACCAGCTCAGGACAATACA TTGCCATTGCTCAGGGGAGAGCCATCCCACTCAGCAGCCCTGCAGCTGAAACCATTCAGGGGACCCAGACTCTGATGGTCACCAGCTCCCCCACCCCACAGCCTGGTGCCGCTCTCCTACAGGCTGGAGACTCCCCGCATCAGTTTTACATCCAGGGAGGACAAGTGCTCATCCAAG CTGCCACCGGAGACATACCCGCATACCAGCTTCGTTCGCCTAACTCGGGCCTGGCTCAGAGCATTGTGATGGCTGCATCTCCGAGCAGCATGCAGAGCCCCTCATCAATGCACACCGAAGATATCACCCGCAAGAGGGAGGTCCGGCTGATGAAGAACAG GGAGGCAGCACGTGAGTGCcgcaggaaaaagaaagaatatgtCAAATGTCTGGAAAACCGCGTGGCTGTATtggaaaaccaaaacaagaCCCTGATTGAAGAGCTCAAAGCACTGAAGGACATATACTGCCACAAAGCCGAGTAG